The nucleotide sequence CTCGCCAAAGCGGGCAAGGTCGTGCTGCTGCCGCATATGGGCTCGGCGACACTCGAAGGCCGCGTCGAGATGGGCGAGAAGGTGATGATCAACATCCGCACCTTCCTCGACGGTCACAAGCCGCCGGATCGTGTGCTGCCGGGCGTGGCGTAGACTGCCTGTTTCGGTCTGCGACTATTTCTCGTCGTCCCCGCGAAGGCGGGGACCCATAACCCCTACACTCGCTGTTAAAAGAACGAACGCTCCCACACACCATTCCCTCCAGGGAGTATGGGTCCCCGCCTTCGCGGGGACGACATCGTGGTTGAAAGCGCGGACATCGTGACTGAAATGCCGACGTACTACTTGTGCCCGCTCAGATCCGTGATCGTCGGCGTGTCGCCGTTGAGCGGATTTGACGGATCGCGGGCGTAGCGCAGCGTCTCGAAGCGCATGGCCCGGGCGTCGATCATCACCAGACGCCCCACAAGGCTTTCGCCGAAACCGACGATCTCGCGGATCGCCTCCAGCGCCATCATCGAACCAAGCACGCCGGCCAGTGCGCCGAGCACGCCCGCTTCCTCGCAGGTCGGCGTGGTGCCTGGCGGCGGCGCTTCCGGAAACAGGCAGCGATAGGTGGGGTTCATGTTGCCATTCGCATCGGCCCCGTGTGCGCGGATCGTGGTCAGCGACGCGTCGAACACGCCGAGCGCACCTGCGACCAGCGTTTTCTTCGCCAGATAACACGCGTCCGACACCAGATAGCGGGTGGCGAAATTGTCGGAGCCGTCGACGACCACA is from Afipia massiliensis and encodes:
- a CDS encoding HesA/MoeB/ThiF family protein → MLTSEELERYARHIVLREVGGPGQAALKASRVLVIGAGGLGAPALMYLAAAGIGTLGVVDDDTVSLSNLQRQIIHATPDVGRPKVDSAGDRILALNPHVTLRTHAVRLNAKNALDLIGGYDVVVDGSDNFATRYLVSDACYLAKKTLVAGALGVFDASLTTIRAHGADANGNMNPTYRCLFPEAPPPGTTPTCEEAGVLGALAGVLGSMMALEAIREIVGFGESLVGRLVMIDARAMRFETLRYARDPSNPLNGDTPTITDLSGHK